Proteins encoded in a region of the Coffea eugenioides isolate CCC68of chromosome 4, Ceug_1.0, whole genome shotgun sequence genome:
- the LOC113768670 gene encoding formyltetrahydrofolate deformylase 2, mitochondrial-like isoform X2: MESLDESTSSSISHGIHVFHCPDELGIVAKLSECIASIGGNILNADVFVPEDKNVFYSRRYGYSSMADIVMIAVGVHLNDFGFTIIRHLMLASN, encoded by the exons ATGGAGTCTCTTGATGAATCTACCTCTTCCTCCATCAGCCATGGTATTCATGTCTTCCATTGCCCA GATGAGTTGGGAATAGTTGCAAAGCTATCAGAATGTATTGCTTCAATAGGTGGAAACATTCTCAATGCTGATGTTTTTGTGCCCGAGGACAAGAATGTGTTTTACTCTAGAAG ATATGGTTATTCTTCAATGGCAGATATCGTAATGATTGCTGTTGGTGTTCATCTAAATGATTTTGGGTTTACAATCATAAG ACATTTGATGCTGGCGTCAAATTAA
- the LOC113767797 gene encoding elongation factor TuB, chloroplastic, with protein MASISATATAGAAATAASTKFICPYSPSPSSSSSSPSLVSISTQKPTKVILSSSFLSSPSTLFINSPCSSSAPSPRGGRLTVRAARGKFERKKPHVNIGTIGHVDHGKTTLTAALTMALASMGNSTPKKYDEIDAAPEERARGITINTATVEYETENRHYAHVDCPGHADYVKNMITGAAQMDGAILVVSGADGPMPQTKEHILLAKQVGVPNMVVFLNKQDQVDDEELLQLVELEVRELLSSYEFPGDDIPIISGSALLALEALLANPGIKRGENQWVDKIYELMDAVDSYIPVPQRQTDLPFLLAVEDVFSITGRGTVATGRVERGTVKVGETVDIVGLKDTRNTTVTGVEMFQKILDEAMAGDNVGLLLRGVQKVDIQRGMVLAKPGTITPHTKFEAIVYVLKKEEGGRHSPFFSGYRPQFYMRTTDVTGKVTQIKNDKDEESKMVMPGDRVKMVVELIVPVACEQGMRFAIREGGKTVGAGVIQSIIE; from the coding sequence ATGGCTTCAATTTCAGCTACTGCAACAGCGGGAGCAGCAGCTACAGCAGcctccacaaaattcatctgCCCTTATTCCCCTTccccttcttcctcttcttctagCCCTTCTTTAGTTTCAATTTCTACTCAAAAACCCACTAAAGTTATCTTATCCTCATCTTTTCTTTCATCCCCTTCCACCCTTTTCATCAACTCCCCTTGCTCTTCCTCCGCTCCTTCCCCCCGGGGCGGCCGGTTAACGGTCAGGGCTGCCAGGGGGAAATTTGAGAGGAAAAAACCCCATGTGAATATTGGTACTATTGGACATGTTGACCATGGAAAGACTACTCTCACAGCTGCTTTGACAATGGCTTTAGCCTCCATGGGAAACTCCACACCGAAGAAATACGATGAGATTGATGCTGCCCCTGAAGAGAGGGCTCGTGGGATTACTATTAACACTGCTACTGTGGAGTATGAGACTGAGAATCGGCATTACGCCCATGTGGATTGCCCCGGGCACGCGGATTACGTAAAGAATATGATTACTGGTGCTGCCCAGATGGATGGAGCGATATTGGTGGTTTCTGGGGCAGATGGCCCGATGCCGCAGACGAAGGAGCATATTTTGTTGGCTAAGCAAGTTGGGGTGCCGAATATGGTTGTCTTCTTGAATAAACAGGATCAGGTGGATGATGAGGAGTTGCTTCAGCTTGTGGAATTGGAGGTAAGGGAGCTTTTGTCTTCTTATGAGTTTCCTGGTGATGATATTCCGATTATTTCGGGTTCTGCTTTGTTGGCTTTGGAGGCTTTGTTGGCTAATCCTGGTATTAAGAGGGGTGAAAACCAATGGGTGGATAAGATTTATGAGTTGATGGATGCTGTTGATAGTTATATTCCTGTCCCACAAAGGCAGACTGATTTGCCATTTTTATTGGCTGTTGAAGATGTTTTTTCAATTACGGGTAGAGGGACAGTGGCTACTGGGAGGGTTGAGAGAGGGACTGTTAAGGTTGGGGAAACTGTTGATATAGTGGGGTTGAAGGACACAAGGAATACGACGGTTACTGGGGTTGAGATGTTTCAGAAGATTTTGGATGAGGCAATGGCTGGGGATAATGTGGGGTTGTTGTTGAGAGGTGTGCAGAAGGTGGATATTCAGAGAGGAATGGTGTTGGCTAAGCCTGGGACAATTACGCCTCATACTAAGTTTGAGGCTATTGTTTATGTGTTGAAGAAGGAGGAGGGTGGAAGGCATTCTCCATTTTTCTCAGGGTACAGGCCTCAGTTTTACATGAGGACTACTGATGTGACAGGTAAGGTGACTCAGATTAAGAACGATAAGGATGAGGAATCAAAGATGGTTATGCCCGGTGATCGTGTGAAGATGGTGGTTGAGCTCATTGTGCCTGTTGCTTGTGAGCAGGGAATGAGGTTTGCTATTCGCGAAGGAGGGAAGACTGTTGGAGCCGGGGTTATTCAATCTATCATTGAGTGA
- the LOC113768670 gene encoding formyltetrahydrofolate deformylase 2, mitochondrial-like isoform X1: MESLDESTSSSISHGIHVFHCPDELGIVAKLSECIASIGGNILNADVFVPEDKNVFYSRRYGYSSMADIVMIAVGVHLNDFGFTIIRLKPGIHNLQTFDAGVKLIGAKSLCY; this comes from the exons ATGGAGTCTCTTGATGAATCTACCTCTTCCTCCATCAGCCATGGTATTCATGTCTTCCATTGCCCA GATGAGTTGGGAATAGTTGCAAAGCTATCAGAATGTATTGCTTCAATAGGTGGAAACATTCTCAATGCTGATGTTTTTGTGCCCGAGGACAAGAATGTGTTTTACTCTAGAAG ATATGGTTATTCTTCAATGGCAGATATCGTAATGATTGCTGTTGGTGTTCATCTAAATGATTTTGGGTTTACAATCATAAG ATTGAAACCTGGCATTCACAATTTGCAGACATTTGATGCTGGCGTCAAATTAATTGGTGCCAAGTCACTTTGTTACTAA